Proteins from a genomic interval of Rhodothermus sp.:
- the fliF gene encoding flagellar basal-body MS-ring/collar protein FliF produces MRRTNMFEQLRQFLSRLTPGQRMALGVVTISSILLLLGIAYWAGRPEYALLFGGLAPSDASRIVETLQEENIPYQLKEGGTAIWVPRDRVYELRLRFASEGVVNDGPVGYELFDQNTLGMTDFMQRLNYKRALEGELARTIMSLQQVELAKVHLVLPERSPFRETQVAPSASVLLSLKSGARLTEEQIDGITALVAGAVEGLDPANVTVLDARGNLLSNPDAGNPELTLSSTQLKLRQALEAHLTEKGQSMLDRVLGPGNAIVRVSATLNFDQTVTERQLIDPESATVISEERLEESAPGGEGASASSMVRNYELSRTVERIQQNGGDIEYLTISVILNQRFEPGEDGTLQPRPYTPDELKQIEELVKNAVGFRPERGDRFAIHQTRFDTQIDDQIAQELREQRRQEQLHLYLRYGLMLLALGLAVWLLRALVHRMSELAGETQVLIGRVDQSALHASGHVSGELHGDATHSLEAGKEDELVLIDDIYTSRLSAEAKARLKAKHLLFEEVQKQVNEKPEEAAEIIRSWLVADMQD; encoded by the coding sequence GTGCGTCGTACCAATATGTTCGAGCAACTCAGGCAGTTTTTGAGTCGGCTCACCCCTGGCCAGCGGATGGCCTTGGGTGTCGTCACGATTAGCAGTATCTTGCTATTGCTGGGGATTGCATATTGGGCTGGCCGTCCGGAGTATGCCCTGCTATTCGGCGGCCTGGCCCCTTCCGATGCCAGCCGCATTGTCGAAACACTGCAGGAAGAAAACATTCCCTATCAGCTCAAAGAAGGCGGTACTGCGATCTGGGTCCCTCGCGACCGTGTCTATGAGTTGCGCCTGCGCTTTGCCAGCGAAGGCGTGGTCAATGACGGGCCGGTCGGCTACGAACTGTTTGATCAGAATACCCTAGGCATGACCGACTTCATGCAGCGCCTGAATTATAAGCGCGCGCTCGAAGGCGAGCTGGCCCGCACCATCATGAGTCTGCAACAGGTCGAATTGGCCAAAGTGCATCTGGTATTGCCCGAGCGTAGCCCTTTTCGTGAAACGCAGGTGGCACCAAGTGCCTCGGTATTACTATCGCTCAAAAGTGGCGCTCGGTTGACCGAAGAACAAATCGATGGCATTACGGCCCTGGTGGCTGGCGCCGTGGAAGGCCTTGATCCAGCTAATGTGACGGTCCTGGACGCGCGTGGCAACCTGCTCTCCAACCCCGACGCCGGCAATCCTGAACTGACGCTGAGCAGTACCCAGCTCAAGCTGCGCCAGGCCCTCGAAGCCCACCTGACCGAAAAAGGCCAGTCCATGCTCGACCGTGTGCTGGGCCCGGGCAATGCGATCGTACGCGTCTCGGCAACGCTGAACTTCGACCAGACAGTTACCGAACGTCAGCTGATTGATCCCGAAAGCGCTACGGTTATCAGCGAAGAGCGCCTGGAAGAGTCCGCACCCGGCGGGGAGGGTGCTTCGGCCAGCTCCATGGTGCGAAACTACGAGCTGAGCCGAACAGTCGAGCGCATCCAGCAAAACGGAGGTGACATCGAATATCTGACAATCTCTGTCATCCTCAATCAGCGTTTTGAACCAGGAGAAGATGGTACGCTCCAGCCCCGTCCATATACCCCAGACGAGCTGAAACAAATCGAAGAGCTGGTCAAAAACGCTGTTGGTTTTCGGCCGGAGCGCGGCGATCGTTTTGCCATTCATCAAACCCGTTTTGACACGCAGATCGATGACCAGATCGCTCAGGAACTCCGTGAACAACGCCGCCAGGAACAGCTGCATCTTTACCTTCGCTATGGCCTCATGCTGCTGGCGCTTGGGCTGGCCGTCTGGCTACTCCGGGCCCTCGTCCACCGCATGAGCGAATTAGCTGGCGAGACCCAGGTACTCATTGGTCGTGTCGATCAAAGCGCCCTGCATGCTTCCGGGCATGTGTCGGGTGAGCTTCACGGCGACGCAACCCATAGTCTGGAGGCCGGTAAAGAGGATGAGCTGGTGCTTATTGATGACATCTATACCAGCCGCCTTTCGGCCGAAGCAAAAGCACGCTTGAAAGCCAAACACCTCCTTTTCGAAGAGGTCCAGAAGCAGGTCAACGAAAAGCCTGAAGAAGCAGCCGAAATCATCCGAAGCTGGCTGGTAGCCGATATGCAGGACTAA
- the fliE gene encoding flagellar hook-basal body complex protein FliE, whose protein sequence is MNVAELQRLQQLRAQDDGQLPAPRSRETVDGGFADTLAQAIQEVDRAQKAADEQVEAFIAGEQENLHEVMISMNQARLYFQLMTEVRNRLLETYQELMRTQI, encoded by the coding sequence ATGAACGTGGCTGAATTACAGCGACTTCAGCAGTTAAGGGCGCAAGATGACGGGCAGCTACCTGCCCCACGATCCCGTGAAACGGTTGACGGAGGCTTTGCCGATACACTGGCCCAGGCTATCCAGGAAGTCGACCGCGCCCAGAAAGCAGCCGATGAACAGGTGGAAGCCTTTATTGCCGGTGAGCAGGAAAATCTACACGAAGTCATGATCTCCATGAACCAGGCGCGGCTCTATTTCCAGCTTATGACGGAAGTTCGCAATCGTCTGCTGGAAACCTACCAGGAGCTGATGCGCACCCAGATTTGA
- a CDS encoding flagellar basal body rod C-terminal domain-containing protein, producing the protein MPLPARIFSFFRTAARGLEAQRIAMSAATENIANAATTRTDQGTPYAIKRAVHTTPEVPTQRFYELLSRLRTAPRTTDPRHSASPSLLPRLPEAELGPETTITETLRLRYEYDPTHPHADANGYVAYPDVNVVEEMAHLISANRIYEANLSTIQAAKEMIKRTLEI; encoded by the coding sequence ATGCCCCTGCCTGCACGCATCTTTTCCTTCTTCCGAACAGCCGCACGCGGCCTGGAGGCTCAGCGGATAGCCATGAGTGCGGCCACCGAAAACATTGCTAACGCAGCCACAACGCGCACTGACCAGGGAACTCCTTATGCGATCAAACGCGCTGTCCATACCACTCCCGAAGTCCCCACCCAGCGCTTCTATGAACTGCTCAGCCGATTACGTACCGCACCGCGCACGACAGACCCCCGCCACAGTGCATCACCATCGCTTCTACCACGATTACCGGAAGCCGAGCTGGGTCCTGAAACAACCATCACAGAAACGCTACGGCTGCGTTACGAATACGATCCAACCCACCCCCATGCCGATGCCAATGGTTACGTAGCCTATCCTGACGTGAACGTGGTGGAGGAGATGGCCCACCTGATCTCGGCGAATCGCATCTACGAGGCCAACCTCTCCACCATCCAGGCGGCGAAAGAAATGATCAAGCGAACGCTGGAAATCTAA
- a CDS encoding flagellar basal body protein, translating to MEPAKLQLLRHAMQAYTWRLKALASNIANLDTPGYQRMSVSFEETLREVRHRIPGLRRPEEVTPRMQIEETPPILENELMELADTQLRTQLTARALRDYFDLMRTAITGRTG from the coding sequence ATGGAACCTGCCAAGCTCCAATTATTGCGCCACGCCATGCAGGCATATACCTGGCGCCTGAAGGCGCTGGCCAGCAATATTGCCAATCTGGATACCCCTGGATATCAACGCATGAGCGTCTCGTTTGAGGAAACGCTACGCGAAGTACGTCATCGGATTCCTGGCCTGCGTCGCCCGGAAGAAGTAACACCACGTATGCAGATTGAAGAGACGCCCCCCATTCTGGAAAACGAGTTGATGGAGCTGGCCGATACCCAGCTGCGCACGCAGCTAACCGCACGGGCCTTGCGTGATTATTTCGACCTGATGCGGACGGCAATTACCGGACGCACCGGTTAA
- a CDS encoding ATP-binding protein, producing MASPTERRASAQETPDELLANLVQVLAHRLRGLITSIEGFTDLLADTLVTPEQRELALRVFESTASIERILSELQWYSRPLQLMPGRRPLRVLLQELLVMLEEGEAARVALDLQLSGRLQVRADAMLLRQALFMLLKNALEATGPAGTVQLRVLGASRAIRFEVWNAGYMPPEVAEQIFVPFFTTKAQNLGIGLPIARRIVEAHGGTVYLAVNDPDRGICLALILPQPEDVTPNDGDGLV from the coding sequence ATGGCTTCTCCAACGGAAAGGAGGGCAAGTGCGCAGGAAACGCCAGACGAATTGCTGGCCAATCTGGTGCAGGTACTGGCCCATCGCTTACGGGGGCTGATTACCAGCATTGAAGGATTTACAGATTTGCTGGCCGATACGCTGGTAACCCCCGAACAACGCGAGTTGGCGCTACGTGTTTTTGAGAGCACGGCCTCAATCGAACGGATTCTCTCTGAATTGCAATGGTATAGCCGACCGTTGCAACTGATGCCTGGACGGCGTCCGTTGCGTGTCTTGCTGCAAGAGCTGCTGGTAATGCTTGAGGAAGGCGAGGCGGCGCGTGTAGCGCTTGATCTGCAGCTATCCGGGCGATTGCAGGTGCGCGCCGATGCCATGTTGCTCCGACAGGCGCTTTTTATGTTGTTGAAAAACGCACTGGAAGCCACGGGACCGGCAGGTACGGTACAGTTACGTGTGCTGGGTGCGTCGCGTGCGATTCGTTTCGAAGTCTGGAATGCGGGCTATATGCCTCCTGAGGTAGCCGAACAGATTTTCGTACCTTTCTTTACCACCAAGGCACAAAATCTTGGAATTGGCCTGCCGATTGCACGACGTATTGTCGAGGCCCATGGAGGCACCGTGTATCTCGCGGTGAACGATCCGGATCGTGGTATTTGCCTGGCGTTAATTTTACCGCAGCCTGAGGATGTGACGCCTAACGATGGCGATGGCTTGGTTTAG